TCCTTGATGTGCAATACTGCAGCGTGAAGCAGCAGTGCATGGACAGCATAGGCTTGACCATCAATACACAATGGAATTTTTCAACTCTGCTTCTGGAAGAAATATCACCTTTGTGCGTcctgaatattttattataagtgGATTTATTGGTATACCCAACATGAAGTATTACtatgtctttctctttcttctttatgtAATTTCAGTACttggaaacacagctgtaatGGTTGTAATTTACCTGGATCGTAACCTACAAACTCCTAAATATGTTGCTGTCTTTAACCTTGCTTTTGTGGACTTGTTAGGTAGCTCTGCTCTAGTTCCAAAGGTGATAGACATCTTTCTGTTTAATCACTACAACATCTCTTACAATGACTGTTTGACgttcctgtttttctgttacACCTGCCTTTCAATGCAGGCTCTTAATCTGGTTGCTCTCTCCTACGATCGACTGGTAGCCATCATCTATCCTCTGCACTATCAAGTGAAGGTGACCCACAGATTTATGTTCTCTTTGATTGCCTCTTTCTGGATTATTGCTATTATTGCCCTACTAACTGCAGTAGGTCTTCTTACCAGACTTTCCTTTTGTAAATCTGTGGTTATTAACAGCTACTTCTGTGATCATGGCCAGATATACAGACTTGCATGTAATGATTATACTCCTAATGAAGTCATTCGCCAATTGTTgccccttctttttctttatcttcccCTTATAATTATCGTGTGTAGTTACATTTGCATTGGCAAAGCTTTAGCTAAAGTAGCCACAGTTCAAGAAAGAGTGAAGGCCCTTAAAACTTGTGCAGCTCATCTTTCATTGGTGGCAATCTATTTTATTCCAATAATGACCACTTTTGCCATGGGTGCAAAAATAGATCCAAATGCCAGGATTATAAATTTGTCTTTGTCCTCAGTCTTACCTCCTATGTTAAATCCAATTATTTATGTTCTGCAGACACATGAAATCAAAGTATCAATGAAGAGAATATTAAAAGTGAGGAGGCAATCCAAAATTCTGGTAAAGTGAAATCTTATTTTCTCTAGAGTAATCATCTGTTATGTTGGTATTTGTTATGCTTTAACTGAAGATCCCACATTTTCAGAGTTGATGCTTTTAATATCTGAACAGCTCTTTAAGTTGTGGCAGTCCATTTTATCCAAACATCCAAGCAGATTATTAACTAGTCTCAAACTCCAGTTAAAAAACGTATGTGTTTTAGCAGCTTTTGTGTCATGCTAAACACCTGATGCTGCAGGATAAAATGAGTTGTCACACTGCATCTTCACTTTATGCCATTGCACTGATTGTGATTGTGACAGCATTTAATGTTAACATTTACTGTATGAAGACATAATTTTCTTTGGGcaattgttaaaataaaataaatatttttattattttacagctCAAGGAGCTTGAACCTGTGGCCTTATAATTAGTTATTTATAATTGCAGCTTTTTTGGAAATAATTCTTCCTTGGAAAATCCTGGAGCCTAAAGGGTTGATTGCCACAAGAGGTTACAGGATATGGAATAGCTACCTGTAGGACCAAGGAAGGGGAATGATGAAAGGGAGAAGTGATCCTCACTAACAGACATTCCAAGCACCTGTAACGTACCCtctaaaataatgttttattttagagtCCCTGAAGTTTGTCTCTTGAGCTACATTCTGATATTGttttaggggaaaaaagaaagaaaaagaaaaaagaacccaaaaacaaatgaacaccAGAGATTTCAAAAGAATTGTAAATGTAGGTAACACAGCTACTTAAACAGTTTCAGGAGTCACAAtaactgtttatttgtttgtttattactATTCTGTTGTTTGATTAAATTTCCTTTGAATTAAAttttgtatatatacatatatatatatatatatatatatatatatatatatatatgtatatatatatacacacacacacaccacacacatacacagatgctcatcataaaattagaatatcatgaataagttgatttatttcagtaattccctTCAAAAAgcgaaacttgtataatgtagacattcattcctcaaaGACTGATATatatcaaatgtttatttcttttaatttttataattataactgacaactaatgaaaatcccaaattcaatatcccagaaaattagGATTTTAAGACCAatacaaaaaaaggatttctagaaatgctggccaactgaaaagtattaacatgaaaagtatgagcatgtacagcactcaaTATTCAGTTGGGGCCTTTTgcctgaattactgcagcaatgTGGCATGGCATGGAGTCGATCAGTCTGCggcactgctcaggtgttatAAGAGCCCACgttgctctgatagtggcctTCAGTTCTTCTGTATTGTTGGGTCTGGTGTatcacatcttcctcttcacaataccccataaattttctatggggttaagGTCAGGTGAGTTTGCTAGCCAGTTGAGAACAGGGACACCATGGCCCTTAAACCAGGTACTGGTAGCTTTGgcactgtgtgcaggtgccaagtcctgttggaaaattaaatctgcatCTCTATAATGTTGGTCAGTggcaggaagcatgaagtgctctaaaacttcCTGGTAGACAGCTGCATTGACCGTGgaccttaaaaaaacacagtggaccaacaccagcagatgacatggcaccccaaaccatcactgactgtggaaacttcacacTCAGCCTCAAGCAATGTGGATTCTGTGCCTCTCCCTTCTTCCTCCAGACCATAGAACCTTGATTTCAAAAGATCATGCAAAATTTactttcatcagagaacataactttGGACCACTCAGCGAGACGCCTCTGACGCTGTCTCTTGTTCAAGAGTGGCTTGACTCAGGAATGCAACAGCTGAAACCCATGTCTTGCATATGTCTGTGcgtggtggttcctgaagcactgactccagctgcagtcctcTCTTTGTGAATCTTCCCCACATTTTTGAAAGAGTTTCATTTtacaatcctctccagggtgtGGTTATCCCTATTGCCtgtacacttttttctaccacatcttttccttcccttcacctctctattaatgtgcttggacacagggctctgtgaacagccagcctctttagcaatgaTCTTTTGTGTCTTGCCCTCCTTGTGCAAGGTGTCAGTGGTCttcttttggacaactgtcaggtcagcagtctttCCCGTGAgtgtgtagccaacagaactagactgagagaccatttaaaggcctttgcaggtgttttgagaTAATTAtctgattagagtgtggcatCAGGTGTCTTTAATTatgaacctttccacaatattcacattttctgagatactcaaTTTGGGGTTTTTTATAGATGTCAGTTATAATTatcaatattaaaagaaataaacacttcaaatatgtcagtctgtgacgaatgaatgtctacattatacaagtttccctaatatatatatatacctggtATGTTGACAGCTGGatcatatataaaaatattgacagaaaaatgcaagcaaaGGGGAGAGTGAAGCTGCAAAGTGTCAGCATAGAACAGATGCAGGAAGCAATTAGGAGTACTTAATGTTTCAAATCACAACAGTTTTTAGTCCAGCATAACTAAAAGCTAATACAACTGTTCTGTAAATACATAGCAAGAGTCGAAAAAATTAACTCACATTGAACTGTATGATTAGGTAGCATGCATGATGACATCTGATagatttttaccttttattgtCTATCTGTGTTTATCTTAGATTACCATAGATTCTCTTCATATTAATATTACATTGTCTCTGTTACAACATATGaaagctataaaaaaaatattcattctaTGATAATACTGAGGCAGGTTGTTAAGATGGAGGAAAACACATGGGCAAACTTGGAAGGAGAAACCATCAATGTTTTACTCCCTGTTAATAATAATCAGATATAAGGAAGAACATTTTAAGTTTGGATGGAgagtcaaaaaaaaaaccaaaacacacacacacacacacacacacacacacacacacacacacacacacacacacacacacacacacgcacacacaaacaaaaccaaaaaaaaacaaaccaaaaaaaaaaaaaaaaaacatactttaaacaaaaatgaaaattttaaataaaataaatgtaaggaAACCAAATGTTCTGCATGtatacagatttttaaaatacttttctaCCTAAAAAAGACAACCTCTTAAACTGTGATTGAGACACTATGTTTCCAAGTGACTGAACTCAAGGGATTTCACACATCACCATTAATGTGGTATGAAAATAGTTAAAGCACATCTGAGCTTCAGGAGCTGACACAGAATGAGAGCGAGAAGAGCTGACAACACATGAAATCATATCCTTGATGTGCAATACTGCAGTCTGAAGCAGCAGTGCATGGACAGCATAGGCTTGACCATCAATACACAATGGAATTTTTTAACTCTGCTTCTGGAAAAAATATCACCTTTGTGCGTCCtgcatattttattataagTGGATTTATTGGTATACCCAACATGAAGTATTACtatgtctttctcttttttctgtatATCACCTCAGTGCttggaaacacagctgtaatGGTTGTAATATACCTGGATCGTAACCTACAAACTCCTAAATATGTTGCTGTCTTTAACCTTGCATTTGTGGACTTAATAGGTAGCTCTGCTCTAGTTCCAAAGGTGATAGATATCTTTTTGTTTAATCACTACAACATCTCTTACAGTGACTGCTTGACGTTCCTCTTTTTCTGTTACACCTGCCTTTCAATGCAGGCTCTTAATCTGGTTGCTCTTGCCTATGACCGACTTGTGGCCATCATCTATCCTCTGCACTATCAAATGAAGGTGACCCACAAATTTATGTTCTCTTTGATTGCCTCTTTCTGGATTATTGGGATAATCTCTACACTAACTGCAGTAGGTCTTCTCACAAGACTTTCCTTTTGTAAATCTTCTGTGATTATTGACAGCTTCTTCTGTGATCATGGTCAGATATTCCGACTTGCATGCAATGATTATACCCCAAGCCGAGTCATTGGCAATTTGTTGCCAATTACTATTCTCTATCTTCCCTTTGCAATTATTTTGTTAAGTTATATTTTTATCAGCAGGGCTTTAGCTAAAGTAGCCACATTTCAAGAGAGAGCAAAAGCCTTTAAAACTTGTACAGCTCATCTTTCGTTAGTGGCAATTTATTTCATCCCAGTATTAATTACATTCACAATGAGCGCAAATATACATCCAAATGCCAGGATTATAAATCTGTCTTTGACCTCAGTCTTTCCTCCCATGTTAAATCCAATTATTTATGTTCTGCAGACACATGAAATAAAAGTATCAGTGAGGAGAATATTTAAATTTAGGAGGCAATCCAAAATTATGATAAAGTaagatatgatatgatatgacccaaattattctttaaattaattatgttgttttgCTGGCATTTGTTATGCTTTGACTGAATGTCCCATAGCTTGACAAACATTTAAGACCTGTCCTTTTACTTGTGTGAAAGGGCTACGGTTAGTAATTCAAACACAGCTTTTATTCATTCTCTTTTGTTATGTGCACAAGTGATCAAAAATATCTCtgcaataaacacaaaaatgaaaaagtgaatATAACTGTACatgctattatttatttacctcaaagtttttcacattattgcacacacacatcaggcttcctcccactgcCCAAAGACATGCACGTTAGTTTAACTGGTCACACAAATTCTCCCTAGGAcacagttgtttgtctctctgtgttggccctgcgatggactggcaacctgtccagcgTGTATCCTACCACTTGCCAGTTAATTGCtgtgataggctccagcttccctgtgattCTTAATTGGACTAAGAGGttcagaaaaatgaatgaacacacacttttattttgataaggaaataaattcagtaaatatttacttgctaaaattgaaagaaaattCTTACTTTGCAGTGTATAAACTGTTATGCTATAATATTACTTGATGTAGTATATATTTATAGCTTATGTGGTAGTTTTATATGAATATGAACAGGTATGAAAATGTTATCAAAATGTTTGCTTAAAAGTAATTCCACAGAACTTTGTTTGCACTGTAGAAatgttcaaatcaaatttataaaGCAATTTTTATACAAGtatagcacaaagtgctttatatgaCAAAAGCAAGTTTTGAgagttaaaaacacaagccATCGAACACTCAAGTCTGAACAATTTAGGAAAcagacacaagcacacacacactaagcACACATAGACCCTACCCACATGTCCCATGTTTTTAAAGGACTGCATGTGCTAAATATACTGTAAATGCTGTCAGATTTTAGagattacataaatatttacaaaacaaattaaaaaatgtaataaaatgtaaagataaGCCTTGTTTTTTGTCTTGAATATGttaaaagttataaacaaagaaaatgtcagatTTGCACTCACACAAATGTGACACACAGTGTTGTAAACACCGCTATGACTGCAAAATTGAGACATGATtcttataaaacaaaatgtcgacttttaaaaaaatgctatcgtttatatatatatatatatatatatatatatatgtgtatataagGAGTGggacacaataaaaataaatctaattagataaagaaatagaaaatatccctggctTAAAATGAACAGACCTTTAGTTGAAGTggcattttaagtattttaacaGCTTCAGTTGTTTTCTGATTAAGAGTTTAGAGCATGTTAAAgtgctcattcattcattcattcgttcattcattcattctctgtactgcttagtccattgCGTATCACGGGTAAGCAGGACCCTATCCCAGTATTTTAACAGGTgggaggcagggtacaccctggacaggtccaTGACAGTcaagaaacaaattaaagaattaaataaaatacagtgtttataactatttaaatgttttgtccacactcttcattaataggcattaatttTTGACAATAAGCCAGGGTAGGATCAGCCAACAGAAGCTTTGTGCGTTATTTTCAATCTGGTCATAAAGCAGAGGCGACGAGCTCCTGCACTGACTGCAGCTGTAAGCACTTCTGGATAGGGGATGGGCCTGTGGAAGCTTTCAT
The sequence above is a segment of the Melanotaenia boesemani isolate fMelBoe1 chromosome 15, fMelBoe1.pri, whole genome shotgun sequence genome. Coding sequences within it:
- the LOC121654452 gene encoding olfactory receptor 1-like, with the translated sequence MEFFNSASGRNITFVRPEYFIISGFIGIPNMKYYYVFLFLLYVISVLGNTAVMVVIYLDRNLQTPKYVAVFNLAFVDLLGSSALVPKVIDIFLFNHYNISYNDCLTFLFFCYTCLSMQALNLVALSYDRLVAIIYPLHYQVKVTHRFMFSLIASFWIIAIIALLTAVGLLTRLSFCKSVVINSYFCDHGQIYRLACNDYTPNEVIRQLLPLLFLYLPLIIIVCSYICIGKALAKVATVQERVKALKTCAAHLSLVAIYFIPIMTTFAMGAKIDPNARIINLSLSSVLPPMLNPIIYVLQTHEIKVSMKRILKVRRQSKILVK
- the LOC121654474 gene encoding olfactory receptor 1-like gives rise to the protein MEFFNSASGKNITFVRPAYFIISGFIGIPNMKYYYVFLFFLYITSVLGNTAVMVVIYLDRNLQTPKYVAVFNLAFVDLIGSSALVPKVIDIFLFNHYNISYSDCLTFLFFCYTCLSMQALNLVALAYDRLVAIIYPLHYQMKVTHKFMFSLIASFWIIGIISTLTAVGLLTRLSFCKSSVIIDSFFCDHGQIFRLACNDYTPSRVIGNLLPITILYLPFAIILLSYIFISRALAKVATFQERAKAFKTCTAHLSLVAIYFIPVLITFTMSANIHPNARIINLSLTSVFPPMLNPIIYVLQTHEIKVSVRRIFKFRRQSKIMIK